The Ferroacidibacillus organovorans genome contains a region encoding:
- a CDS encoding MFS transporter, whose translation MMRFGTGVIPQKHARTFVALIFAAMAVTFSQGLMIPWMASVETGHISPLMNSLSTSDTYAGLLVAMVFVGQLSRRIGLRRLLVWALATGALSICAFVVRDNVQWWLLFRFVFGLSLGVIHYGTQSWIGYLTTPENRGKQMALYGLATGIGFAVGPMFLATGKLAVWLPFILSASTFAISLALVVRLPCVLGNSKSARSVRPIRVARIYRAALPALALPLVFGFMESALNGDLPLYAEQVHLSLGVVSLSLALFVFGSLIFQLPLGYLGDRLGRRIVLIGCSTAGVVLFSLLPLVSESNVTFVALCFLVGAFVDTLFSLSLGFLGDLVGPDNLPIVNQFAVTNLGLGLMVGPMVCGLMMTWLGPAGMFWAIAFLYLLYVGISLTWRPIATNYPYESDQCVTLNDPHRQEEMR comes from the coding sequence ATGATGCGTTTTGGAACCGGCGTTATCCCACAAAAACATGCCCGTACGTTCGTCGCATTGATTTTTGCCGCCATGGCGGTGACGTTCAGTCAAGGTCTGATGATTCCGTGGATGGCATCTGTGGAAACGGGGCACATTTCTCCACTGATGAACAGTCTGAGTACCAGTGATACTTATGCCGGATTGCTTGTCGCCATGGTTTTCGTGGGACAGCTCTCTCGTCGGATTGGACTTCGTAGATTGTTGGTATGGGCGCTTGCGACAGGAGCATTGTCCATCTGCGCGTTCGTGGTGAGAGACAACGTGCAGTGGTGGTTGCTGTTTCGTTTCGTGTTTGGCTTGTCTCTAGGGGTGATCCACTATGGTACGCAGTCTTGGATTGGATACCTCACCACGCCGGAAAATCGTGGCAAGCAGATGGCCCTATATGGCTTAGCCACCGGCATCGGATTTGCGGTTGGTCCGATGTTTCTGGCGACTGGGAAACTGGCGGTGTGGCTCCCATTCATCTTGTCGGCCTCTACTTTTGCCATCTCCTTGGCTTTAGTCGTGCGTTTACCCTGCGTTCTGGGGAACAGCAAGTCAGCGAGGTCTGTACGCCCAATCAGAGTCGCTCGGATTTATCGAGCCGCCCTGCCAGCACTAGCGCTCCCATTGGTATTCGGGTTTATGGAGTCGGCGTTAAACGGGGACCTTCCTTTGTATGCCGAACAGGTTCATCTGTCGCTTGGCGTTGTGTCACTTTCGTTAGCTTTGTTTGTGTTCGGTAGCCTTATATTTCAGCTACCACTGGGTTATTTGGGCGATCGTTTGGGTCGGCGGATAGTTCTGATAGGGTGCTCAACGGCAGGGGTAGTTCTGTTCAGCTTGCTGCCGCTTGTGTCCGAGTCAAACGTGACGTTTGTCGCTTTATGCTTCCTCGTCGGAGCATTCGTTGACACATTGTTCAGTTTGAGTCTTGGCTTCCTCGGTGATCTTGTTGGGCCAGACAATCTGCCTATCGTCAACCAGTTTGCAGTAACCAATCTTGGGCTGGGTCTAATGGTAGGGCCGATGGTCTGTGGTTTGATGATGACGTGGCTCGGACCAGCCGGAATGTTCTGGGCGATAGCGTTCTTGTACCTGCTATACGTGGGAATCAGTCTGACATGGAGACCAATTGCCACAAATTATCCATATGAGTCGGACCAATGTGTTACTTTGAACGATCCCCACAGACAAGAGGAGATGAGGTAG